The Leptospira perdikensis genome includes the window ACTCTTATCGAATTTTTACATTTCAATGCAGAAAAAACGGTCAAAGAAATCCCTACTTTGTTAGAAACTAAGATGACAAATTTTCGTGGGAACCGGGAACAATCGGATGATATTACATTTATTGGTCTTTCTTTTACACCGAACTAGCCGATATTCAAATTGATGATGGCAGAAAAACCGGTTAAGTTTGTCATTTTTCTATCTCTGATTTTGAGTTTAGTTGCGTTTTGGGATCACCAATTCACATCTTATCTCAAAGAATTTGTTGTACTCATCCATGAAATTTGTCATGCAACGGCCGCTCTATTTAGCGGTGGAATTGTGAAAGGGATAACCCTTCACGGAAACGAAGGTGGGGAAACCATTGCCGTTCCTGCTTCTTTTCGTGGTTCCTTTATTCTTGTTGTTTCAGCCGGATACATTGGTTCCTCCCTTGTCGGTGCTTTTTTACTTCGTTTAGGTTTCCAAGGGCGTCATGCTCGCCAAACAATGATTTTGTTTGGTTTGTTTCTCATCTCAGTCAGCGTATTGTATTCCAAACTGGGCGATCTTGCTTATTTTACCGGGATCTTTTGGGGAGTAGGAATTCTCGTCGCCGGAATGTTAGGTGAAACAATATCCATCCTTTCCTTAGTTTTTTTAGGCACAAGTATCTCCCTTTATTCTTTATACGATCTTTCTGATTTTGCAGAAAGATTAACAGAAACGGATGCTGGAATCCTTGCTTTTTGGATGGCAGGACTTGGCCCGGAAGACCTACAAAATCAGGAAGTTCCTACCGTTGTTGTGGTGCTTGGATACATGATTGCAACCCTTTGGTCCCTCCTAAGCATCGGGATCATTTTTATGTCCCTACGCAGTTCCCTCAGCCATGAAGAAATCCATGATTTTCCTGAGATGGATGAAAGTTTTGAACGGTTCCCAGGTGACCTTTCTCCCGAAGCAAAACTTTGGTTGGAAAAACGTGGGGTGGACCCTGAAAGTGGGATCGTTTTGCCCCCCAATTTGTTCCAAGACTTCCCTCCCAAAGACAACAGTCCTTAAGGCTTCTCGCAAATTTTCATTTGCGTAGGACACCGACTTCATAAATATAGAATCTCAATGGCAAAAAGAATCCTAATCACAGGTGGAGCCGGATTCATCGGTTCGCATCTGGCAGAAACTCTTTTGAACGCTGGGAACCAAATCATCGTATTGGACAATTTCCACACCGGACGAAAAGAAAACTTAAACCACCTCCTCTCAAATCCAAATTTTGAACTCATCCGACACGATATTACGGATCCAATCAAATTGGAAGTAGACGAGATCTACAATATGGCATGCCCTGCCTCCCCAGTTCATTACCAAAGTAATCCCATTAAAACGATCAAAACAAATGTTTTGGGTATGACGAATATGCTTGGGCTCGCTAAACGAGTGAAAGCAAGAATTTTACAAGCCAGCACTTCCGAAGTGTACGGAAACCCACTCGAACATCCGCAAACAGAATCGTATTGGGGAAATGTGAATACCATTGGAATCCGCAGTTGTTACGATGAAGGAAAACGTGTTGCTGAAACTTTATGTTTCGACTACCACCGCCAACATGGGGTGGACATCCGAGTGATCCGTATTTTTAATACTTATGGTCCAAGAATGATTCCTGACGACGGTCGTGTGGTGAGTAACTTCATTGTACA containing:
- a CDS encoding M50 family metallopeptidase codes for the protein MAEKPVKFVIFLSLILSLVAFWDHQFTSYLKEFVVLIHEICHATAALFSGGIVKGITLHGNEGGETIAVPASFRGSFILVVSAGYIGSSLVGAFLLRLGFQGRHARQTMILFGLFLISVSVLYSKLGDLAYFTGIFWGVGILVAGMLGETISILSLVFLGTSISLYSLYDLSDFAERLTETDAGILAFWMAGLGPEDLQNQEVPTVVVVLGYMIATLWSLLSIGIIFMSLRSSLSHEEIHDFPEMDESFERFPGDLSPEAKLWLEKRGVDPESGIVLPPNLFQDFPPKDNSP
- a CDS encoding UDP-glucuronic acid decarboxylase family protein gives rise to the protein MAKRILITGGAGFIGSHLAETLLNAGNQIIVLDNFHTGRKENLNHLLSNPNFELIRHDITDPIKLEVDEIYNMACPASPVHYQSNPIKTIKTNVLGMTNMLGLAKRVKARILQASTSEVYGNPLEHPQTESYWGNVNTIGIRSCYDEGKRVAETLCFDYHRQHGVDIRVIRIFNTYGPRMIPDDGRVVSNFIVQALRGENITIYGDGSQTRSFCYVDDLARGIITMMNTENFIGPVNLGNEGEFTVKELAELVIKETGSKSKIIYLPLPQDDPTRRKPNLSLAKEKLNYSTTVPLVEGVKKTIEYFSKRV